GCTCCACGAGCCGAGCCCCCGAAAGGCTCGACGGCATGAGCGGCAACGCTGAGACCAGGCGGGCCGCCCGCGTCCTCACAGAGATGTTCCCCGGAGTCCAAGCCTGGTACGGCGAGGCGACGGGGGAGTGGTGGGCGATGATCTCGCTACCGACCGGGGACCGCCTACTGTCGGCCCCCGACGTTCACCAACTACGCGAGCAGATCACCCTCACGAAGGCGTGGCCATGGCGTCAGACGTGAACGCCACCGAACACCGGTAAGCCTCGGCCCCTGAGCTGCCGTCACAAGGTCCCTGGCCAGGCAACTCAGGGGTCGACGCGTACCCAGAGTTCAAGATCATTTGAGAGTCCTGTCCGCCGGATGAGAACTTTCTCTACGTCTTCAAGGGCGCCCGCTCCGCGGCCGCCGCCGGCCGGTCCGGGCCGGGCATGCGGCCTCTCCGGGCCGACCCGCCCCGGCCGCCCGGTTATCCACAGGCCGACGATGTTAGAGCAGGTACTTAGCGCATGGCCCTACCCTGTTGCTCATGACTACTGAGGCGATCTCTGATCTTGAAGGTGCATCGGACGCCGCACGGGGCACGGTGGACGTCACGGTTCGGGCTGGGGACGCCTACGACCTCATGGCCACACTCGCACCGGAGTCCGTCGATCTGCTCATCACCTCTCCGCCATATTGGGGTTTGAGGACTTATGGCATGGATCATAACGAGGAGATCCTTAACGAGTGGAAATCAGAAGGAAATTCGGCAAGCGACACTCCATCCTACGAGTGGTATCGCGAACATGATGGAGTACTTGGTCTTGAACCACTCCCCGAATGGTACGTAGATCATCTAGTTGAGATATTTCAACGTGCAGCAAAGGCCATCAAGCCGCGAGGAAGCATGTGGATCAACATTGGGGACACGTACTTTGCTCGTTGGTCTAGCTTGAGAATGGATGGACGCCAAGGGCTTGGAGACAATCCGCGAATGCGTCGACGTACTCCGATGGGCGGTTATAGACAGGAAAAACAACTACTTCTGATTCCTGCAAGGTTCGCCATCGCCATGCAAGAGCAAAGGTGGATTTTGCGGAATGACCTGATATGGCACAAGCCCAACGTTCCACCGCGCCCCGAAAAGGATCGGCTCCGACTGGCTCACGAACATTTCTTTCATTTTGTCAAGCGCCCTAAGGAGGGGCGTGCTAGCTACTTTTACGATCTGGATCACGTAGAGGAAGGCGCCAGAGACGTAACTACAGTTAACGTCAAATCAGGATCGGATGGTCATTCGGCGACATTTCCAATCGACCTGATCAAGCCGAGAATCTTGAGTTCATCCCCGCCAGATGGCCTAGTGCTTGATCCTTTTTGTGGCACTGGCCGTTCCCTGGTCGTGGCAGCCATGAATGGGCGTCGGGCACTAGGGTTCGAGAAGTCGCCCGAGTTCGTCCGAGCGGCGCAGATCAACCTCTCATCAGTCCAACCGATCATCACTGGTGTTGATGAGGGAAACGACGATACGGTTGCCTCATGACGCCCCCCAAGAGAAGCGGCAAGAAGCGCGGCCCAGGCAACCACGTTGCTGAGTGGTACGGCCATCGGGTATTCCCCATCGTCGCAGCGACGAACAACAGTCTCAACGACCAACAGCATGGACGTTGCCCGTTCCTGAGCACCATAACGGGCGAGAAGCACGACTGCGTGAAGGCGGAGCGCTCCAGTGGCGTCTGCACCATCAGTAGTGTAAGCAACGGTCCGCGGCAAGACTGGCTCGTCTGCCCGTTTAGAGCTCTCGATCTCGATGTTCTGGACGATGCCGCTCGTCGCCTCTTTGGCCATCCAACCGGAACTAGTCTCAATCTCGTTGCTGCGCCTGTTCTAGAAAATCAGGAGCAGGCGAATCAATTTCGCTCAGCAGTGCGCCAAGGCATCCCCAGCCTGGTCTATTTTCAGAATAAGCTAGGTGGAGAAATCAGTCTGAGCGCTACAGATCGGTCTCCTGAATTTTCTTTCGATGCCACCATGGTTGAGATAAAATGGGAACCGGATGGCTCGCTCGCTCTCGGACGCTATGGCATATTCGAGATTCAGACCATGGACTTTCACGGCACGTACGCTGCAGCAGTACGTAACCTAAAGGACGCTCTCAGGCTCCACAAGCAAGATTTTTCGGAAGCGGTAGAGCAACATAGTGATTGGGTCTCAGAAAAGGTCGAAGGTCCGAACATCGCAAACGTATTCAAGCGGACCTTCTATCAAATGATGTTCAAGTTCCAGATTGGGGCACACGGTCAGTCTGCTGGATGCGTCTTCGCTGTTCCTTCGGCTGTCTGGGATAGCTGGCAGAGGCATCTTGGCAAGCCTGAGCTAGTTCAGCAGTCCGACGGAACGTACCGTCTTGCCCGAGCAGGCCAGGAACTTGCAGTGAATCCAACTTCCTGGATTTACGTCTTCGAATTGGATCTCTCGGCGACTACCACACCAAACGAGATCCAACTCGTAAAGGTAATTGGCACAGATGCGGCTGCATTGTCTCACTATGCACTGGATGTCGCGCCGGCCGCGGCCCTCGAAGAGGGAGCCAGTGCGGATCGGCTGCTAGATAGCATCCGTGCGCGTCTAGCTCTCTACCTCCCCGAGTTCAAGCCTTCTAGGACAAAGCAGCCGTAAGGCACAATAGCTTGGGCTAACTCAAAGAGTCCGTCACAGATGCCGCAAATGTCTCATAGACGCCTACGGGCAAAGCCTGATGAGTCGCCTCGACCAATTGTTTGAAGCGCTCGATCGAAGATTCATTTTTTTCACTGTTCTTCAGGTAGCCCGTAAGTGCATCATCCAATTGGTTGACGAATGACAGCATGGGGAGCAGTATCGGTCGCCACGCTGCAATAGCGTCACGAGGGCTCAGGTTCGACTCATACCGGAGTCGCCATATATCCTGAATCCGCCGTCCGAGGATAGATTCGAGGCAAGATGCTACCGCGGTGGTCATCAGGACTATCGACCCCCGCCTTTGGAAGAAGGCCAGCTGCTTCTTCTGGCTGTCCGTTCGCTGGGTAGCAGGTACGCTCATGAGCGTGAGCTTGGCTTCTTCTATAGCCTTCAAGAGCGAGTAGCAAAAAACGACGTGGCGAGCGGATATGTATTCTGGAAATACTTGTGAATACACCTCGTCCGAAGACCAGATTCGTTTGGTCTCATTGTAGGCGATACTAGGCTTCCCGTGAAAGGCCGCGATGGCTTGAGCGGCCGTTTGCGTGGCGATGAGATTGGGGCGGCGTTCTATGACGTCTTTCTCGCTGCCCCTTCGTGCCCCCTTGTACTCTGCCTCGGGGATGTCCTTGAACTGGCGCCTCAACTGATCCTGAGTCTTGTCATTGCTTCTGAAGTCAGCGGCCTCGATCTTATTCTGACTGTTGTTGAACTGAATGATCTCTTGGATTACTCGCTGATCGCTGCACTTCACGAAGCGAATCATCACTCGGGCCTTTGCGAGCGATACGGCAGTCGCCGAGCTACTGGCTAGCGCGCCTGTGGTCTGCGCGCCATTGACGATCGAGAGGCCACGGATGCCAAAGTCATCCGAAGGTGATTCTGGGTGGACGAACTCATTGACGAGCGCAGTTAGCCCATTATTGTATGCAAAGAAGCGATCCGGACTCGCTTCAGCCGTCGTTTTGATGTTGTTATTTATATTAACGTCGCGATTGATACTGCCGAGATAGTCCCGCACATTGGCGCTGAAGAGATCGGTGCCATGCTGTTTGAAGAGTTCAGTCAGCCATTCCGCAGCTACCGATGTGCAGTATGCTTCCCAGTTGTCGCCCTCCTCAAAGAATCCTCCATGTGCCGGTACCGAGATTTCATCGGTAACGAGAATTGGTACTTGTGAGGTCCTGTACCACCTGTCTAGGGTGTTGCGGCCGATCTCGCGCGAAAAAACTTCTTCAACCGAGTTGCCCGGAAAAGCATCATCAAGGTGTGCGCGTGCCGTCCTTCTGGCGACCTCGAGTTCCTCCTTTACGTTCTTACTCTCGGGGAGATTGTGGACAAACCAGATCTCGACTCGGCGGATTTCCTCAGCACAAATGGCCTCATGAAGTTCGCTCTGCGCCGGCTTAAGCCTCTCGGGCACAACTGTGGAATCAGTCCCCAGTAGCCAAGCGGCTGCCGTGTTTAGGTCACTTGCCTTGTTGGCTGGCGCTTCTGACCTTTCCTTGCGGGAATAATATCCCTGCGCGACAATGGCGCGGCCACTATCGCGGTCCACGTAAACGAGGTCACACTTTTTGTCGTCACTTCCATCGGTTAGTGAATTCGTTGCGATGCTGTCAATATCTTCAACTTCCAGGCCAATTTGAAGCGCAAACAACAGCAATGCATTGTCGCCATACTTGGTCAAATCGGTGCGAGCGTTGAACGCGGCCAGGCCTGGAGAATTGGCGGCAGAAGGCTGAATCAAGGATGTCACCTCGGTCAAAATGAGGCTGGCTGATGCTAGCCAGCAGGCTACACCCACCACTGCGCCGAATCATGCGCGAAGTGGTTGCCTTGATGCCGCCAAAGGCCGAGGAGAGGGCGGAGCGAGCGTGAAGCGGGGGCCTCGCGGCCCCCAGCCCCCCGCGGGCCGGAGGGCACACCCGCGCGAAACTGTCTGTCGCACCGTCTCGCCGTTCGCGCGGGCGCGCCCTCCGGAACGGTCGGCGCGAGCACTCGG
The sequence above is a segment of the Actinomadura coerulea genome. Coding sequences within it:
- a CDS encoding DNA-methyltransferase gives rise to the protein MTTEAISDLEGASDAARGTVDVTVRAGDAYDLMATLAPESVDLLITSPPYWGLRTYGMDHNEEILNEWKSEGNSASDTPSYEWYREHDGVLGLEPLPEWYVDHLVEIFQRAAKAIKPRGSMWINIGDTYFARWSSLRMDGRQGLGDNPRMRRRTPMGGYRQEKQLLLIPARFAIAMQEQRWILRNDLIWHKPNVPPRPEKDRLRLAHEHFFHFVKRPKEGRASYFYDLDHVEEGARDVTTVNVKSGSDGHSATFPIDLIKPRILSSSPPDGLVLDPFCGTGRSLVVAAMNGRRALGFEKSPEFVRAAQINLSSVQPIITGVDEGNDDTVAS
- a CDS encoding AIPR family protein, which codes for MTSLIQPSAANSPGLAAFNARTDLTKYGDNALLLFALQIGLEVEDIDSIATNSLTDGSDDKKCDLVYVDRDSGRAIVAQGYYSRKERSEAPANKASDLNTAAAWLLGTDSTVVPERLKPAQSELHEAICAEEIRRVEIWFVHNLPESKNVKEELEVARRTARAHLDDAFPGNSVEEVFSREIGRNTLDRWYRTSQVPILVTDEISVPAHGGFFEEGDNWEAYCTSVAAEWLTELFKQHGTDLFSANVRDYLGSINRDVNINNNIKTTAEASPDRFFAYNNGLTALVNEFVHPESPSDDFGIRGLSIVNGAQTTGALASSSATAVSLAKARVMIRFVKCSDQRVIQEIIQFNNSQNKIEAADFRSNDKTQDQLRRQFKDIPEAEYKGARRGSEKDVIERRPNLIATQTAAQAIAAFHGKPSIAYNETKRIWSSDEVYSQVFPEYISARHVVFCYSLLKAIEEAKLTLMSVPATQRTDSQKKQLAFFQRRGSIVLMTTAVASCLESILGRRIQDIWRLRYESNLSPRDAIAAWRPILLPMLSFVNQLDDALTGYLKNSEKNESSIERFKQLVEATHQALPVGVYETFAASVTDSLS